The following coding sequences are from one Musa acuminata AAA Group cultivar baxijiao chromosome BXJ2-4, Cavendish_Baxijiao_AAA, whole genome shotgun sequence window:
- the LOC103980234 gene encoding GATA transcription factor 9-like isoform X1, with translation MEVPENCHGGFCGAGNPQCAPERKVSGGGAGGDQFVVEDLLDFSNEEEEEEEAEALTGSSTDSSTVTAVDSCSNSSSGPEPHPSSDIVCRSFADASLSGDLCEPQYEELAELEWLSNFVEESFSSEDLNKLHLVSGANSTASSTTAAAASGRADQVAPLRAEAPVTGKARSKRSRGAPCSWSSRLLVLSSSPESELIVPPGAAAGKKAARKKDPPAAAAAAADGRKCLHCQTDKTPQWRTGPMGPKTLCNACGVRYKSGRLVPEYRPAASPTFVVSKHSNSHRKVLELRRQKELQQPQKQLLQAASSGALYDAPTPVAAANFLIDGPDTRHLI, from the exons ATGGAGGTACCGGAGAACTGCCACGGCGGGTTCTGCGGTGCCGGGAACCCACAGTGCGCGCCGGAGAGGAAGGTCAGCGGGGGAGGAGCAGGAGGGGACCAGTTCGTCGTCGAGGACCTGCTCGACTTCtccaacgaggaggaggaggaggaggaggcggaggcacTCACCGGCAGCTCAACGGACTCCTCCACCGTCACCGCCGTGGACAGCTGCAGCAACTCCTCCTCGGGCCCTGAGCCGCATCCCTCCAGCGACATCGTCTGCCGGAGCTTCGCCGATGCCAGCCTCTCCGGCGACCTCTGCGAACCG CAGTACGAAGAGCTTGCGGAGCTCGAGTGGCTGTCCAATTTTGTCGAGGAATCCTTCTCCAGCGAAGACCTCAACAAACTTCACCTCGTCTCCGGCGCCAATTCCACCGCCTCCTCCACTACGGCCGCCGCTGCATCAGGCCGCGCCGACCAGGTGGCCCCCTTGCGCGCCGAGGCGCCCGTCACCGGCAAGGCGCGGAGCAAGCGCTCCCGCGGCGCGCCCTGCAGCTGGTCCTCCCGACTGCTCGTGCTCTCCTCGTCCCCGGAGTCGGAGCTCATCGTGCCCCCCGGCGCCGCCGCAGGCAAGAAGGCCGCGAGGAAGAAGGACccacccgccgccgctgccgccgcggcAGACGGGCGGAAGTGCCTCCACTGTCAGACCGACAAGACGCCGCAGTGGCGGACGGGGCCGATGGGCCCCAAGACACTGTGCAACGCCTGCGGCGTCCGCTACAAGTCCGGCCGTCTCGTGCCGGAGTACCGCCCCGCGGCCAGCCCCACCTTCGTGGTCTCCAAGCACTCCAACTCCCACCGCAAAGTCCTCGAGCTCCGCCGCCAGAAGGAGCTCCAGCAACCGCAGAAGCAGCTCCTCCAGGCCGCCAGCAGCGGCGCTCTCTACGACGCACCGACGCCGGTGGCCGCCGCTAACTTCTTGATCGACGGCCCCGATACCCGACATCTCATCTGA
- the LOC103980234 gene encoding GATA transcription factor 9-like isoform X2, with protein MEVPENCHGGFCGAGNPQCAPERKVSGGGAGGDQFVVEDLLDFSNEEEEEEEAEALTGSSTDSSTVTAVDSCSNSSSGPEPHPSSDIVCRSFADASLSGDLCEPYEELAELEWLSNFVEESFSSEDLNKLHLVSGANSTASSTTAAAASGRADQVAPLRAEAPVTGKARSKRSRGAPCSWSSRLLVLSSSPESELIVPPGAAAGKKAARKKDPPAAAAAAADGRKCLHCQTDKTPQWRTGPMGPKTLCNACGVRYKSGRLVPEYRPAASPTFVVSKHSNSHRKVLELRRQKELQQPQKQLLQAASSGALYDAPTPVAAANFLIDGPDTRHLI; from the exons ATGGAGGTACCGGAGAACTGCCACGGCGGGTTCTGCGGTGCCGGGAACCCACAGTGCGCGCCGGAGAGGAAGGTCAGCGGGGGAGGAGCAGGAGGGGACCAGTTCGTCGTCGAGGACCTGCTCGACTTCtccaacgaggaggaggaggaggaggaggcggaggcacTCACCGGCAGCTCAACGGACTCCTCCACCGTCACCGCCGTGGACAGCTGCAGCAACTCCTCCTCGGGCCCTGAGCCGCATCCCTCCAGCGACATCGTCTGCCGGAGCTTCGCCGATGCCAGCCTCTCCGGCGACCTCTGCGAACCG TACGAAGAGCTTGCGGAGCTCGAGTGGCTGTCCAATTTTGTCGAGGAATCCTTCTCCAGCGAAGACCTCAACAAACTTCACCTCGTCTCCGGCGCCAATTCCACCGCCTCCTCCACTACGGCCGCCGCTGCATCAGGCCGCGCCGACCAGGTGGCCCCCTTGCGCGCCGAGGCGCCCGTCACCGGCAAGGCGCGGAGCAAGCGCTCCCGCGGCGCGCCCTGCAGCTGGTCCTCCCGACTGCTCGTGCTCTCCTCGTCCCCGGAGTCGGAGCTCATCGTGCCCCCCGGCGCCGCCGCAGGCAAGAAGGCCGCGAGGAAGAAGGACccacccgccgccgctgccgccgcggcAGACGGGCGGAAGTGCCTCCACTGTCAGACCGACAAGACGCCGCAGTGGCGGACGGGGCCGATGGGCCCCAAGACACTGTGCAACGCCTGCGGCGTCCGCTACAAGTCCGGCCGTCTCGTGCCGGAGTACCGCCCCGCGGCCAGCCCCACCTTCGTGGTCTCCAAGCACTCCAACTCCCACCGCAAAGTCCTCGAGCTCCGCCGCCAGAAGGAGCTCCAGCAACCGCAGAAGCAGCTCCTCCAGGCCGCCAGCAGCGGCGCTCTCTACGACGCACCGACGCCGGTGGCCGCCGCTAACTTCTTGATCGACGGCCCCGATACCCGACATCTCATCTGA
- the LOC135609450 gene encoding glucan endo-1,3-beta-glucosidase 13-like yields the protein MERDLPVVPSLLLLLLLLHFAVDCNGSKVGVCYGRNADDLPTPDKVAQLVQLHSIKYIRIYDSNIQVIKAFANTGVELMVGVPNSDLLPFSQYQSNVDTWLKNSILPYYPATMITYITVGAEVTETRDNVSALVVPAMVNVLAALKKAGLHKRIKVSSTHSLGILSRSFPPSAGAFDSKYAYFLKPMLEFLVENQSPFMVDLYPYYAYRDSPSNVSLDYALFSPSASDVIDPNTGLVYTNMFDAQLDSIFFALMALNFRTLKIMVTESGWPNKGAAKETAATPDDAQTYNTNLIRHVINDAGTPAKPGEEIDVYIFSLFNENRKPGLESERNWGLFYPDQTSVYSLDWTGRGNVDIVTGANITSSNGTWCVASSNASDADLQNALNWACGSGNVDCSAIQPSQPCYQPDTLASHASYAFNGYYQQNGATDVACNFGGTGLKTTKDPSYDACVYTTSSKMGTGNSTSAASTSNAEHTATWLTEGLPFMMSLCLIAILGIAL from the exons ATGGAGAGAGACCTGCCGGTGGTTCcttcgctcctcctcctcctcctcctcttgcacTTCGCTG TTGATTGCAATGGAAGCAAGGTTGGTGTCTGCTATGGCCGCAACGCCGACGACCTCCCGACCCCCGACAAGGTCGCCCAGCTGGTTCAGCTGCATTCCATCAAATACATCAGAATCTACGATTCCAACATCCAGGTGATTAAGGCCTTCGCCAACACTGGCGTGGAGCTCATGGTCGGGGTGCCCAACTCAGACCTGCTCCCCTTCTCGCAGTACCAATCCAATGTCGATACTTGGCTCAAGAACAGCATCCTCCCCTACTACCCGGCCACAATGATCACCTACATTACTGTGGGTGCTGAGGTCACTGAAACCCGGGATAATGTCTCGGCCCTTGTCGTTCCTGCCATGGTTAATGTCCTTGCAGCTCTGAAGAAGGCTGGATTGCACAAGAGGATCAAAGTCTCTAGCACTCATTCGCTTGGTATCTTATCCAGATCATTTCCACCGTCCGCGGGGGCTTTTGACAGCAAATATGCCTACTTTTTAAAGCCCATGTTGGAATTCCTTGTGGAGAACCAATCCCCATTCATGGTGGATCTTTATCCCTATTATGCTTATAGAGACTCTCCTAGCAATGTCTCTTTGGACTATGCACTATTTTCACCATCTGCCTCAGATGTAATTGATCCAAATACTGGTTTAGTCTACACAAACATGTTCGACGCCCAGCTGGATTCTATATTTTTCGCTCTAATGGCACTGAATTTCAGAACACTGAAGATTATGGTCACCGAATCAGGATGGCCTAACAAGGGTGCTGCTAAGGAAACTGCTGCAACTCCTGATGATGCTCAGACTTACAACACCAATCTGATTCGTCATGTCATCAATGATGCGGGGACTCCAGCAAAGCCTGGGGAGGAAATTGATGTCTACATCTTTTCATTGTTCAATGAGAATAGGAAGCCTGGGCTGGAATCTGAGAGGAACTGGGGGCTGTTCTATCCTGATCAGACTAGTGTGTACAGTCTTGATTGGACTGGCAGAGGAAATGTCGACATCGTCACTGGTGCTAACATAACAAGTTCTAATGGCACTTGGTGTGTGGCTTCGAGCAATGCTTCAGATGCTGATTTGCAAAATGCATTGAATTGGGCTTGTGGTTCAGGCAATGTTGATTGTTCAGCTATTCAGCCTAGTCAGCCTTGTTATCAACCGGACACATTGGCTTCTCATGCATCCTATGCTTTCAATGGCTATTATCAACAAAATGGTGCTACTGATGTTGCATGTAACTTTGGAGGTACAGGGTTAAAAACTACCAAAGACCCAA GCTACGATGCCTGTGTTTACACGACCTCCAG TAAAATGGGCACCGGAAATTCTACTTCTGCGGCTTCGACATCAAATGCAGAGCATACCGCCACATGGTTAACAGAAGGCCTGCCTTTTATGATGTCTCTTTGCCTCATTGCCATTTTAGGCATTGCCTTGTAG
- the LOC103980504 gene encoding zinc finger CCCH domain-containing protein 20-like, with translation MAPGERALRHPMGHAPPWPVTEHPMAEMQQNDTLPVSDVVGLSAMQHFLLGSSADLDLAADEYACDEFRMYEFKVRRCPRGRVHDWTECPYAHSGEKARRRDPRRFQYSGSPCPDFRRGGGCRLGDACDLAHGVFETWLHPARYRTQPCKDGTACNRRVCFFAHTPQQLRIVLPPSPTSSGKIGVNMFSSPTSTLALLSSPSDGSPPLSPLGVDDVLAAMRNLQLGKVRSALPFGTRSGFASPASLESDPATRGRRAAAAVADQSAPRLLEDWGRQEEAAEPAPDLAWVSELVKD, from the coding sequence ATGGCGCCCGGTGAGCGTGCCCTCCGCCATCCGATGGGCCACGCCCCTCCTTGGCCTGTAACCGAGCACCCGATGGCCGAGATGCAGCAGAACGACACCCTCCCCGTCAGCGACGTCGTCGGCCTCTCCGCGATGCAGCACTTCCTCCTCGGCAGCAGCGCCGACCTGGACCTCGCGGCCGACGAATACGCCTGCGACGAGTTCCGGATGTACGAGTTTAAGGTGCGGCGGTGCCCCCGCGGGCGGGTGCACGACTGGACCGAGTGCCCCTACGCCCACTCGGGAGAGAAAGCGCGACGGCGCGATCCCCGCCGGTTCCAGTACTCCGGCTCCCCATGCCCAGACTTCCGCCGGGGCGGGGGGTGCCGCCTCGGCGACGCCTGCGATCTCGCCCATGGCGTGTTCGAGACATGGCTCCACCCGGCACGCTACCGGACCCAGCCCTGCAAAGACGGCACCGCATGCAACCGACGCGTGTGCTTTTTCGCTCACACCCCCCAGCAGCTCCGCATCGTCCTGCCCCCGAGCCCGACGTCGTCTGGCAAGATCGGCGTGAACATGTTCTCCTCGCCCACGTCGACGCTGGCGCTCCTGTCGTCGCCGTCAGACGGCTCGCCGCCGTTGTCGCCGCTGGGGGTAGACGATGTATTGGCGGCGATGAGGAACCTGCAGCTTGGGAAGGTTAGGTCGGCGTTGCCGTTCGGTACGCGGAGCGGGTTCGCATCCCCGGCGTCCCTCGAGAGCGATCCAGCGACACGGGGTAGGAGGGCAGCGGCGGCCGTGGCGGACCAGTCTGCGCCCAGACTTCTCGAGGACTGGGGGAGGCAGGAGGAGGCTGCGGAGCCGGCGCCGGACCTGGCATGGGTTTCGGAATTGGTGAAAGATTAA